The Sphingosinicella flava genome includes the window CGACACCACGTCCGGCAAGCAGGTCGATCGCATCGGGCGCGATCGCCATGAACGCTTCTTCCCACCTGTCATGCGGGAACAGGTCCCAGCTGCGGATCAGCACGCGGCGCACGGAAGCGTCGAGATGGGGCGCGATCATGTCCGGAGTGGCGAGCGGGCCCTTGCCGCGCAGATCGATTACCCGCGCCGGGCCGACATAGGTGTCGAGATCGACCGCTCCGATCGGCGCACCCGCCGGGTCGTAGTGCAGCGGCGCGTCGGCATGGGTGCCGCTGTGCGTCGAGAGGCGGAGGGCGGAGACGTTGACCGGGCAATCTGGACCATAGGCCCAAGTCCGCTCCTCCGTGAACGGCGTGTCGCCCGGCCAGACCGGCAGCGAGGGGCGCAGCGGCTGCGAGATATCGATGATCGGACGGTCCATCATGGACGCCGACCTTGACGCATTTTTCGGGGCGGGCGCAAGCCCGATCGCCCTCTTTACAACGGGCCTCAGTGCCGTTATTTGTTACATCATGATAGAACGATGTAACACGCCCGAAGCCCAGCCCCCGGCCGATGCGGCCATATCCGGGGACCGGATGGAGGATCTTTACCGGGCGCTTTTGACGCCGCGCGACACGAAGGAAATGGCGGCCCTGCTCGCCGATCTCTGCACGCCGGCGGAGGTCAAGGCCCTGGCGGAGCGGTGGCAGGTGGCGCGGCTGCTCGACGGGACGGACATTTCCTATCGCGACATTCACGACATCACGGGCGTCAGCACCACGACGATCGTCCGGGTCGCGCGCTTCCTGCGGCAGGAGCCGCATCTCGGCTATCGCACCGCGCTCGACCGGCTGGCGAAATAGGATGAGCGAGCCAGCGCGCCTCCACATGGCGCTCCAGAAATCCGGGCGCTTGTCCGATTACAGCCGGGATCTCCTGCGCGACGCGGGCCTCCGCATCCTGCACGGCAAGAACGACCTCACCGCGCGGGCCGAGAATTTCCCGATCGACCTCATGTTCATGCGCGACGACGACATTCCGACCTTCGTCAGCGACGGCGTGTGCGAGTTCGGCATCGTCGGCCGCAACGTGCTGGAGGAATTCGCGCTCGGCGAGGCGGCGGCGCGGTTCGAGATCGTCGCCCCGCTCGGTTTCGGCCGCTGCAGCCTGAAGATCGCGGCGCCGGAACGCGCGACCTACGAAGGGCCGCGCGCGCTGGCCGGGCAAAGGATCGCCACCTCCTATC containing:
- a CDS encoding YerC/YecD family TrpR-related protein; this translates as MIERCNTPEAQPPADAAISGDRMEDLYRALLTPRDTKEMAALLADLCTPAEVKALAERWQVARLLDGTDISYRDIHDITGVSTTTIVRVARFLRQEPHLGYRTALDRLAK
- the kynB gene encoding arylformamidase, with translation MMDRPIIDISQPLRPSLPVWPGDTPFTEERTWAYGPDCPVNVSALRLSTHSGTHADAPLHYDPAGAPIGAVDLDTYVGPARVIDLRGKGPLATPDMIAPHLDASVRRVLIRSWDLFPHDRWEEAFMAIAPDAIDLLAGRGVVLIGTDAPSIDPQDSKTMGAHLRVKAAGMHILEGLVLDDVEAGDYELIALPLKLANLDSSPVRAVLRRLPE